Proteins encoded by one window of Bubalus bubalis isolate 160015118507 breed Murrah chromosome 4, NDDB_SH_1, whole genome shotgun sequence:
- the LOC102402888 gene encoding LOW QUALITY PROTEIN: protein FAM98A-like (The sequence of the model RefSeq protein was modified relative to this genomic sequence to represent the inferred CDS: deleted 2 bases in 2 codons; substituted 1 base at 1 genomic stop codon), with translation MECDLMETDILESLEDLGYKGPLLEDGALSQAVTAGASSPEFTKLCAWLVSEFRVLCKLEENVQATNSPSEAEEFQLEMSGLLGEMNCPYLSLTSGDVTKRLLIQKNCLLLLTYLISELEAARMLCVNTLPKKAQEGGGSEVFQELKGICIALGMSKPPANITMFQFFSGVEKKLKETLAKVPPNHVGKPLLKKPMGPAHXEKIEAINQVVANEYEVRRKLLIKRLDVTVQSFVWSDRAKSQTEKLAKVYQPKRSVLSPKSTISIAHLLAARQDLSKILRTSSGSIREKTACAINKVLMGRVPDRGGRPNEIEPPPAEMPPWQKRQDGPQQPAGGRGGGRGGYEHSSYGGRGGHEQQAGGRGGRGGYDHGGGRGGGRGNKHQGGWTDGGSGGGSGGGGGYQEGGYRDSGFQPSGYHGGHSGGYQGGGYGGFQTTTYTGSGYQGGGYQQDNRYQDGGHHSDRGGGRGGRGGRGGRGGRAGQGGGWGGRGSQNYHQGGQFEQHFQHGGYQYNHSGFGQGRHTS, from the exons ATGGAGTGTGACCTCATGGAGACTGACATCTTGGAGTCGTTGGAAGATCTCGGTTACAAGGGTCCATTGTTAGAAGATGGAGCTCTGTCTCAGGCTGTCACTGCTGGAGCCAGTTCCCCTGAGTTTACCAAACTCTGTGCTTGGTTGGTGTCTGAATTTAGAGTGCTCTGTAAACTAGAGGAAAATGTGCAAGCAACTAACAGCCCAAGTGAAGCTGAAGAATTCCAGCTTGAGATGAGTGGGCTACTAGGGGAGATGAACTGTCCATATCTTTCACTGACATCTGGGGATGTGACCAAGCGCCTTCTCATTCAGAAGAACTGCCTCCTTTTGCTCACATACCTCATCTCAGAACTAGAAGCTGCCAGAATGCTCTGTGTGAATACTCTTCCAAAAAAAGCTCAAGAAGGAGGCGGTAGTGAGGTCTTTCAAGAGTTGAAAGGCATATGTATTGCTCTAGGAATGTCCAAACCTCCAGCCAATATAACTATGTTCCAATTCTTCAGCggggttgaa aaaaaattaaaggaaacattAGCAAAAGTTCCACCTAATCatgtgggaaagcctttattGAAGAAGCCAATGGGACCAGCCCACTGAGAAAAGATAGAAGCAATTAACCAAGTTGTGGCCAATGAATATGAAGTTCGGAGAAAGCTGCTAATAAAACGTTTGGACGTCACGGTCCAGTCTTTTGTCTGGTCTGACAGAGCTAAGAGTCAAACAGAAAAACTGGCGAAGGTTTACCAGCCAAAACGCTCAGTCTTATCTCCTAAAAGTACTATTTCTATTGCCCACCTTTTGGCTGCAAGACAAGACTTGTCAAAGATCTTAAGGACGAGCAGTGGCTCTATAAGAGAAAAGACTGCCTGTGCCATCAATAAGGTGTTGATGGGCAGAGTTCCTGACAGAGGAGGTAGGCCCAATGAAATCGAACCTCCACCCGCAGAGATGCCACCATGGCAGAAGAGGCAAGATGGCCCCCAGCAACCAGCAGGAGGACGAGGAGGCGGGAGAGGGGGCTATGAACATTCCTCATACGGAGGACGAGGAGGCCATGAACAGCAAGCAGGAGGAAGAGGTGGACGCGGCGGCTACGACCACGGTGGC GGCCgcgggggaggaagaggaaataagcaCCAAGGAGGCTGGACAGATGGCGGGAGCGGGGGAgggagcgggggagggggcggctACCAAGAAGGCGGTTATCGAGATTCGGGTTTCCAGCCCAGCGGCTATCACGGTGGCCACAGTGGTGGCTATCAGGGCGGTGGTTATGGTGGCTTCCAGACAACTACATACACAGGAAGTGGGTACCAGGGTGGTGGATATCAGCAGGACAATAGATACCAAGATGGTGGGCATCACAGTGATCGAGGCGGGGGTCGTGGAGGGAGAGGGGGTCGTGGAGGCCGAGGCGGACGCGCTGGCCAAGGAGGAGgttggggaggaagagggagccAGAATTATCATCAAGGGGGGCAATTTGAACAGCACTTCCAGCATGGAGGTTACCAGTATAATCATTCTGGATTTGGACAGGGAAGACATACTAGTTGA